TCGTGATTTTACACCACATACCGTCAATACTGGTCGTTCACGCGTCGAGCAGGAAGTTGTGATCGACTTCGCGCGCGAGGAAGTGCAGACTCATGCAGACACCGGTCGTTCGAAAGAGCGCATAGAACGACCGGATGGTACTACAGAAATCCACGAGGGAAAAGCTGACACGTCGAATGTCACGGTTACCGATATCGTCTGGGGCGAGGGATGCGAACTCCTCATGCGTGCAGAAGCCGCAAATCCATTAGTTGAAGCAGCCGCTCCAGTGATCTATGAGACACACGCGACGGTCAAATCCGACGGTGGCATTCGCCTCGCGGGTGTTCACGATGCATTTCCCTGCTTCGAATTCTACGCTCAGACCGACTTCAAACCGTTCAGTACGCTGTATACGTATGATTATCGTGAAGTCGGTGGATCTCCGCTAGATCTCGCAGGACCGCCCGAATGTGAGTTCGATATCACCACCCCATGTTCCCCTGATTGAACTCATCATGGTACTGCTGCAAAGCGGTCTTCATATCAGCTCGTCTCGTAGGATTCAGTGAGACAATCCCAGACTGCCTGTGCGTAGGCAGCCGATCCCTGCTGCTCGTCCGCGAACGCCTCCCAGTCGAAGACGTCGCCCGAGAGCGCACGGAATTTCCACGTACCGGTATACTCGTCGAACCCGCGACCGAAGCCGAACGGCCTAGCGAGGATGATATTGCTGGCGAACGCACGCGTCGTGTAGCCGGTCTCGCTGAGTTGCTCCGCGATCACGGGCTCCGGGCAGTCGAGCGTCTGATTGTCGACGTGGATGCCGAGTTCGCTTGGATACTTCCCGGCGAACAGCGAGGCGTGAACGGGGACGGTCCAGTGACTCGTCGCCCACGTATTCGTGAACCGAATCCCCGGCAGCCAGTCGAACTGTTCGTGGAAGGCATCGAAGCGCAGCGTATCCAAACGACGAGTGCGACGTTCATCGGCGGCGCTACCCGCGGGGTGCGTATTACTGTTCGCCGGACGAAGGCCGGCAGCGGCGGACAAACGGTGTAGTGGCCCGGTGCGAGAGGACCCTGTTCGACAAACCGTGGGTCCGCCTGTCGTACAACGTGGTGGTCGGTTCCGGTGTGCTTCCGCAGGCAACCGAGACTATCGCCGAACTCCCCACCAGTTGCCCGATTTGATCCTTCTCGGGTGCACAGCGTGCGATGTGGGCTTCCGCCGGTAAGGAAAGAGTGAACGCTGTCCCTGAGCTCTCAGCTACTCTATACCACCTTCTCGCCACTCTCAACTAGCGTCTCGATGTATTCGTACGCTCCAGAGTATGTCACTATCCTGCTTTGGCAGTTATCTAACGAGAAACGTTGGCAGCGATACCGACGGTGTCGGCAGAAGCTCTTCTACCGCGGCTGCCTTATGTAACAAGCGAAGATCAGCAGGCTATCGAACGTTACACAAGGTCGAACCGCCAACACTCGCGAGGAGAGGACATTGCAGGGGAACATTACGGTCCGCAATTGCCGCTTCAGCTGTTTTCTACCTGCGTCTCAAACGAACTCAACAGCAAGAGCTGGGGTAATCTCTCGATCTTCAGACCCTGGAAGTCACCGACAGCGCTGTATTCCTTTCCTAATCCATGTCTTCAACTACAACATGTTCTTCACGTCAGATATATCGATCAAATCTTCAACAATATCGTTGATACGGCTATCCTCCCCAAGGATGTCGAGAGTAGCCTCAAGATCCGTTTTCAGTTCGAATCGATAGTGAGACCCTCCCTGAATACCTTTGTTCCGTGTTTCAACGAGAAGGAACCCCTGCATTCCGAGACTTTGAAGATGATCACGAACGCGCCGTTCGACGAGTTGGTTGCCGTTGAGTCGGTCAACAATTGATTTGTATTTTTGGAATACTTGTCGTGTCCGTGCTGGAGTCTCTTCGTCGATCTCGAGTGCGACGATAGAAAGAAGCGCAAATTGATCTTGGGTAGTCAGACTACGCATTCCTTCTTCGATCCGTTTCCGTTCAAGGATGTCGCGAGCTTCACGGACGTGTTGTTCGAATATGATCTCCTCGTCGCGATTGAGTGCCAATTCGCCTGCCTTATACAGAAGACGAATAGCCTGACGAGCGCTCCCTTCGTCCTGAGCAGCGAATGCTGAGCAGAGCGGAATAACATCGTCGTCAAGGGCACCTTCGACGAATGCGCGTTCCGCACGCCGTTCTAAAATAGTCGTCAACTGATCAGCATTGTAGGGGGCAAATTCGATTTCGGAATCATAGAGAGAGTCTTTGACCTTGGGCGAAAGATTATCACGAAACTGAAGATTGTTGCTGATCCCGATTACACTTACCCATTGTTCCTCAATGTGTCCGTTCTTTCGTGCTCTCGGAAGTTCATACAGGAGTTCATCGTTACTTCCGATTGCATCGATCTCGTCGATAACGATGATGACTGTTTTTTCGAGATTACTGATCTCATGATATAGAAGATCAAACATAGACTGTTGGTCGATTCCGCTGGGCTTCTTCGTCTTGCCTCGAATTTCTTTGATGAGATGAGCACAGAGTTGATAGCTAGTTGTTTGATTGTTCGCGCTTGTTTTGATGACACTCAGGTCAAGATCGTTTTCACTATCGGCATACTCCTGTAGTAACTCAACCTCGTGGTCGATTGCTACTGTTTTTCCTTGCCCCGTTTTTCCGTAGAGAAACAAATTGTGAGCGTTAACTCCTCTTGTGGCGGGTGCGAGAGCATTTCTGATCTCCTCAAGTTCGGATTCTCGCTCAGGGAGTTGCTCGGGTTGCCAATCTTCCTTCAAAACGCTCTCGTCAGCGAATACTTCAAGAGATTTTCCGTACGGATTGCTGTTGAGTGTGCTGTAAGGATTCTCGGAATCCGTATCTTCACCCACCATCCTGTTTTCCTGTTCGAACCCAATAGAGTGCTACCACATAAAACCCCCTCGTCCGGAGCGTCCTCTGTGTCCGCATAGTTTCTACCCGCTCCCCCCACCACGTCCGCATAATTCTGAAAGAAATGCAGAGTCCGAGATCAGACGACCAATTTGGAGGGAAATCTATAAGTGATGGGTGGTCTACCTAGACCGTAGTATTCAGGTTCGGATAACCTACAGCACTAGTCGTGTCTAGTTTGTAGAGTTTGCGTGTCTCTTCGAGGATTGTAGCAGTGGGTATCTAGACGGATTATGCGGACATGGTGGGGG
This genomic interval from Halococcus sediminicola contains the following:
- a CDS encoding DUF3238 domain-containing protein — protein: MAAIVKLRAATFIPLVWLDSPREGEENLQFRGDDRDFTPHTVNTGRSRVEQEVVIDFAREEVQTHADTGRSKERIERPDGTTEIHEGKADTSNVTVTDIVWGEGCELLMRAEAANPLVEAAAPVIYETHATVKSDGGIRLAGVHDAFPCFEFYAQTDFKPFSTLYTYDYREVGGSPLDLAGPPECEFDITTPCSPD
- a CDS encoding sulfatase-like hydrolase/transferase; the encoded protein is MDTLRFDAFHEQFDWLPGIRFTNTWATSHWTVPVHASLFAGKYPSELGIHVDNQTLDCPEPVIAEQLSETGYTTRAFASNIILARPFGFGRGFDEYTGTWKFRALSGDVFDWEAFADEQQGSAAYAQAVWDCLTESYETS
- a CDS encoding Cdc6/Cdc18 family protein translates to MVGEDTDSENPYSTLNSNPYGKSLEVFADESVLKEDWQPEQLPERESELEEIRNALAPATRGVNAHNLFLYGKTGQGKTVAIDHEVELLQEYADSENDLDLSVIKTSANNQTTSYQLCAHLIKEIRGKTKKPSGIDQQSMFDLLYHEISNLEKTVIIVIDEIDAIGSNDELLYELPRARKNGHIEEQWVSVIGISNNLQFRDNLSPKVKDSLYDSEIEFAPYNADQLTTILERRAERAFVEGALDDDVIPLCSAFAAQDEGSARQAIRLLYKAGELALNRDEEIIFEQHVREARDILERKRIEEGMRSLTTQDQFALLSIVALEIDEETPARTRQVFQKYKSIVDRLNGNQLVERRVRDHLQSLGMQGFLLVETRNKGIQGGSHYRFELKTDLEATLDILGEDSRINDIVEDLIDISDVKNML